DNA sequence from the Candida dubliniensis CD36 chromosome 5, complete sequence genome:
TTTATTCCATGTTATACCTGAAAATAGCCAAGTAGCCAGTTACAATTCAAAAGAGTTGGTGCTACTCCTACTAGATGTACCCCATCAAGCAGGTCATGGTTATAAAGGTTGTACTGTTGTTATGATGATCTGTTTGACAGTGCATCACAACTAAGATGAGACTAAATGtgcagaaaaaaaaaaaaaatctacaTTTTTTCATCCCATCTTCCCAATACCACCATAAATGCCTAGCAAACTATTACGAGATCCAAAATACAGACCAACAGAAGTGATTAAACAATGTCAAGAAAAAGGCAGGCCAGCATATATAGCGGGACCCATGGTTCGTTACTCGAAGCTCCCATTTCGTGAGTTATGTCGTTTTTATGACGTAGACATTGTTTACACACCAATGATTTTAGCACGAGAATTTGTACGTAACGAAGTTGCAAGATCCACTGATTTCACAACTAATGATTCAGATAAATGTGTGATTGTGCAGGTGGGTGTAAACAATGTTGAGGATTTTATGAAGTTTATTGAAATGATCCATCCTTTTGTTGACGGTATTGGTATCAACTGTGGGTGCCCCATCAAGGAACAAGTCAGGGAAGGTATTGGTGCAGCCCTCATGTCAGACCCAGACTTGGTTGCagaattgataaaaacCGCCAAGTGTAAGTATGGAGATTCAATATGTATTGATACGAAAATAAGAATTCACAGAGATATAAACCAAACGATAGACTTTGTCAATAAAGTGGTTGAAGCAGGCACTGACATGTTAACTGTTCACGGGAGGACAAAAAACACAAGATCAAGTGTACCTGTAAACTTGGATGCCATTAAAATAATTAGAGACAATGTTTCGAGTATACCGGTTATTGCCAATGGTGACTGTTTCACTTTGACAGATTtccaaaaaattgttgcttATACAGGGGTAGACGGCGTTATGTCTGCGCGAGGGGTATTGGCTAACCCGGCCTTATTTACTGGTTTGAATAAAACCCCTTGGAGTGCTGTTGAAATGTTTTTACATTTGGTAACAGCTTATGGTTTGCCATACAAGCTTGCACAATACCATCTAGCCAAATTAGTCGAGGATGTAATACCGAGAAAATATGTGAAAGCAATAAATGAGAAAAGGAATATGGTGGACATAATAGATTACTTGGACGAACATTTTGatctaaaaagaaaaggcGATAAGGGTTTTGCAACCAGAATAGAGCCGCCTTGGAAAATCGATTTAGCAACACTCTAATATATATAGTGctttgttttatttctaTATCTATTTAATTACACTAGATGCATTTCTATATTTGCTAGTGAAACACTACTAGTCTTGTTATTGACTTTGTAAATACCAACCAATTGCTGTGCGAGTTCAAACATGTTATTTCTCAACGATATCACGATAAACTGGGCATTTTTAGTTCTTTCCTTGATGTAATTGGCCACAATGGAAACATTTCGGAAATCCAAAGCAGCATCAATCTCATCCATCACATAAAGCGGCGTGGGCTTGTACTTGTGCAATGCAAATACTAATGCTAATGAACTTAATGTCTTTTCACCACCtgataaattggaaatattCTTCCAAGATTTTTTGGGAGGCATAACACTAAATAATATACCCTCTGAAAATGGATCTAAACTATCcaccaattccaattcagCATTCCCGCCCATGGTAATCATACGGTACATATCCTTTAATGTCATAGAGATTGTGTTGAAACCAACCATAAACTCATCTAATCTTTTGCGCTTCAAATCGTCACAATAGTTCTTCTTACTGTCACGTTCTGCAACTGCCTGGTTCAAGTCGCTTTTTTTGTCATTGTATTCAACAATCTTGGCACCATACTCTTTTAgtatttcaatatcaacttTGACATTTGCCATATAATTctccaattcttcaatctCACTGGTTACAGCCTCCAAATCCACGTCTGCTATATCTTCTTCCGATAATGTGTCAATCAAAGCACCATTATATTTCTTCTGCTCAGTTTCGTCAAGCCAGCTTATATAAGGTTCGACGTCCCTTATGACCAAAGCATCTAAGTCCTCCTTGTTCTGTTCGATAGCCTGGTTTAAGCCCTTTAGGATTCCCTTACATTTCtctaatttatttaaaagtTCGATCTCAACCagtttaaatttattgatttgcTCCTGTTTTTCTTCAAGGTCgtgtttcattttttccAACTTGTCTTCTTTGTCGTTTCGTTCATCTTCAAGCTCTTTAAGTTTTGAATTCACTTCTTccaattttgataaaagaGAACGTTGCTGCTCGTTTATTTTCTCTAAGTCAGCTTCggcttcttcttgttcaataGTTAAggattcaattaatttggTGTGCCTGTTAATTTCGTTCTCTAATTTCTTCACGGTCATTCTATCGCCAGAAGTTTTCTCATGGATAATTGATATCTGTTGCTTAATAGAATCAACTTTCGAACTTTGTACTTTTAGCTCTACACCACCAACATCCATGATCTTTTGTTCCAAAACAGAAATTCTCTGTTCAAATCCACTCATTTGCTCTTTAATTTGGGTTTTGGCATTTACTAATTTTTCCAActctttttccttttcaacCAACTGTTGTTCAAAAGGGTTATTCTCTTCCAATTTTTGCTGTTCAGCTATCAAATTTTTACAAATCTGTGTAacctctttcttttctgaTACCAATGACTGTATATCCAACTTTAACCTGGATATGGCAAATTCTGTTTCCGGCTTGAGGgctttcaatttattcaacatggcaattttttcattatagTCTGAATTCATTTGCTCAAACTCGTTTTCCATCTCTTGTAACTTTGTGTTCATTTTGTCCAATTCATCTGCGGTGATAACTTGGTCGCTCGAATTGGAAGAATCACTTAGTCTCATAGCTCCTCGAGATACATAATTACCACCTCCGGACATTGTACCTGATGTGTCAACAACTTTACCATCTAAGGTTACAACTTTCCATCTCTTGGCTCCATAGGCAACTTTTTTGGCTTCGTTCAAGTTAGGTGCCACCAATGTATTGTAAACTTTACTGTAAAATGCCGGAGCAAACTTAGAACTCGATGGCTGtattaaatcaaacaatcTTTTGATACTACTTGGGTCACCAGGAGTTTGTATAGGTGCTAAGTTAAACTTTctcaatttattcaaacaaataaaatttgCATACCctaatttgtttttccgTAGATATTCAATACACCCTTGTGCTGTCTCGACGGTCTCTACAACCATCGAATCTAACCCTGGTGCAGCAGTAGAAATCGCCACATCGTACTTTTGATCAATAGTCCCAAGATCCCCCAATCTCCCATAAAATCCTTGTATTCTGCCAGAATTTGCCAATCTAAGTAATGCCGTTAGCACCTTATTTTTATTCTGGTTATTGTGGACAACTGCTGCCGAATCCTGTGTTTTTTGT
Encoded proteins:
- a CDS encoding tRNA-dihydrouridine synthase, putative (Similar to S. cerevisiae DUS4) translates to MPSKLLRDPKYRPTEVIKQCQEKGRPAYIAGPMVRYSKLPFRELCRFYDVDIVYTPMILAREFVRNEVARSTDFTTNDSDKCVIVQVGVNNVEDFMKFIEMIHPFVDGIGINCGCPIKEQVREGIGAALMSDPDLVAELIKTAKCKYGDSICIDTKIRIHRDINQTIDFVNKVVEAGTDMLTVHGRTKNTRSSVPVNLDAIKIIRDNVSSIPVIANGDCFTLTDFQKIVAYTGVDGVMSARGVLANPALFTGLNKTPWSAVEMFLHLVTAYGLPYKLAQYHLAKLVEDVIPRKYVKAINEKRNMVDIIDYLDEHFDLKRKGDKGFATRIEPPWKIDLATL
- a CDS encoding condensin complex subunit, putative (Similar to S. cerevisiae SMC4;~In S. cerevisiae: subunit of the condensin complex, which reorganizes chromosomes during cell division), with the translated sequence MKRKRNTLPESEDDASFVNNSDYSVLDKSHTQQTLDGPFDVHKSELDHSIEETNETKMISHNARETSTNIQLVSPKDTNDLKSQSVQSETGQSAGDESDPVLPKNLEAPTTSEAKMYSSPLSLSAHDSIIQDNKAMQEKRNEPRLIIDRLVLTDFKSYAGKKVIGPFHSSFSAVVGPNGSGKSNVIDSMLFVFGFRASKMRQGKLSELIHNSGDQRPNYCQVDIHFQMVVDDLVVPQKADIVPDSELIISRKAFRNNQSSYYINGKTSSYSEVTTLLKNKGIDLDHKRFLILQGEVESIAQMKPKAEKENDDGLLEYLEDIVGTSKYKKLIEDSIVRIDELNDICLEKANRFDLVEKDKDLLEEKKVEALRFLELEKKLINCKSVQFQIEISAHQKRISVKQAEADAIQKELEENKESNKEILEGIENELNAQKEIEHDIKVLSGEIDSLGKNRKDISKKNVSLEEKSKNNANKLKKIQKSLDHSKHTVSSSNQKLSNYAVTTEKFKSDIDRLNNELETEEARLNDIRSSLTEKTSDFTKEIQSLQKSLDPWDSKLKEKENEIKLAESAIEILRSQLNNTTNQLEEHKERLIQIKKLGKDKEIEYRENESKLAKIEEQIALGEEQCHTAKSALDNFKSQLMSFRQKTQDSAAVVHNNQNKNKVLTALLRLANSGRIQGFYGRLGDLGTIDQKYDVAISTAAPGLDSMVVETVETAQGCIEYLRKNKLGYANFICLNKLRKFNLAPIQTPGDPSSIKRLFDLIQPSSSKFAPAFYSKVYNTLVAPNLNEAKKVAYGAKRWKVVTLDGKVVDTSGTMSGGGNYVSRGAMRLSDSSNSSDQVITADELDKMNTKLQEMENEFEQMNSDYNEKIAMLNKLKALKPETEFAISRLKLDIQSLVSEKKEVTQICKNLIAEQQKLEENNPFEQQLVEKEKELEKLVNAKTQIKEQMSGFEQRISVLEQKIMDVGGVELKVQSSKVDSIKQQISIIHEKTSGDRMTVKKLENEINRHTKLIESLTIEQEEAEADLEKINEQQRSLLSKLEEVNSKLKELEDERNDKEDKLEKMKHDLEEKQEQINKFKSVEIELLNKLEKCKGILKGLNQAIEQNKEDLDALVIRDVEPYISWLDETEQKKYNGALIDTLSEEDIADVDLEAVTSEIEELENYMANVKVDIEILKEYGAKIVEYNDKKSDLNQAVAERDSKKNYCDDLKRKRLDEFMVGFNTISMTLKDMYRMITMGGNAELELVDSLDPFSEGILFSVMPPKKSWKNISNLSGGEKTLSSLALVFALHKYKPTPLYVMDEIDAALDFRNVSIVANYIKERTKNAQFIVISLRNNMFELAQQLVGIYKVNNKTSSVSLANIEMHLV